Genomic segment of Syntrophorhabdaceae bacterium:
AGGCAACCAAACCGGAGGTGGGCCAAGAAACCGCACCAACAATGGTCGTTCTGATAAGAAGTGAGGAAAAGCCTTGATGGGCTTTATAACGTAGGTATGTCTATTGCAATTGCATTTTTTGGGTTAACATTGTTGAATTTATGAAGCAAATTTATCAGAACCGCAAATGCTGAAAAACACTTACAGCTGTGTTACTTTATGCAACTATGCGTTGCTTTGTGCATCGTAACAGGCAATTTCCGATGTCAAAGATGTTAACTTATTCAGAAATCTTGAACCTCTGTATCATCCTCCAGAGGGAGGTGCGATTGATGCCCAGGATTTCCGAGGCCCTTGCCTTGTTGCCGTTTACCTTTCCAAGGATCTTAATGATATAGGCCCGTCCCATTTCCTCTAATGTCTGCAGGTCTTCATCATGGGCCAAGAGGCCTTTGTCGATAGCTGTTCGTATAGGCTCAGGCAAGCTTTCCTGTGTGATCTCGCTTGTTGTTTCGAGAAGTGTAGCCCGTTCTATCACGTTTTCGAGTTCTCGCACGTTCCCCGGCCAGGCATATTGCTCGAGCAGGCGGAGCACCTCTTTTGATAATCCCGTTATTGCCTTTTCGTTATTTGTGCAATACTTCCGGAGAAAATGGCCTGCCAAAGTCGCGATATCCTCTCTTCTCTCTCTGAGCGGGGGCAATCTCAGGGTTATTACATTCAGGCGGTAATACAGGTCCTCTCTGAATGAACCTGCTTTTATCATTTCTTCAAGGTTTTTGTTTGTTGCCGCAACAATCCTGACGTCAACTTTTTTTCTGGTTGTTGCACCTACCGGCTGTATCTCGCCATTTTCGAGCACTCGGAGCAAAACTTGTTGGAGACGAGCACTTATGTCCCCGATCTCATCAAGAAATACTGTGCCTCCATCAGCCACTTCGAAGACGCCCTGCTTATCCCTTGCGGCGCCGGTGAAAGCGCCTTTCACGTAGCCAAAAAGCTCGCTTTCCAGAAGAGATTCAGCCAAGGCCGCGCAATTGACAGGGAGAAAAGGTTTCTCTGAGCGAATACTATTATAGTGAATGGCCCTTGCCACAAGCTCCTTGCCGGTACCGGTCTCTCCTAAGATAAGAACGGTTGCCTTTGAGTCTTTGACTCTATCTATAGTCTTATAAACATCGATCATGCCTTCGCTGTTACCTACCACGTTTTCATAGCTGTATTTTTTCTTTAGTTGACTTCGCAAGAGCTTGTTATCATCGACAAGGGCTTTTCTTTCGAGCACTTTTTTTACGATTATTCTTATTTCGTCGAGATTGAACGGCTTTGCAATATAGTCTTCGGCTCCTTCCTTCATAGCTTCAACCGCTGTATCAACTGTCGCATAAGCCGTTATCATGATGGTGCTGATTTCAGGCCTTGACTTTCTAATTGCTTTTAGTATATCCATCCCATCGATGCCTGGAAGCTTGAGGTCGGTAATCACAAGATCATAATTTGTTGTACCAATTTTTGCGAGAGCCGCCTCCCCCGTCTCCACTGTCTCCACAGAGTACCCTTCCTTGAACATGATTTCCCTCAAGGCTGTTCTCATCTTCACATCATCTTCCACTATGAGGATTTGTGTTTGCTTCACTTGCTTTATCCTCCTCTATTCTCTATTATTTTCGTAACCGTTTTTCTGTACAACAAGTTCAATGGTAAAAGTTGTACCTGTGGGCAATGATGGGCTATCGTTCTTTTTCTGACAAAAACTTGTTACCCTTATATTCCCGCCCATCTTTCTCACCATCGAATAACTGATCGCCAGCCCCAATCCTGTGCCTTCAGCCAATGATTTTGTGGTAAAAAAAGGATCGAATATGTCGCCAAGGTACTCTTCGGGTATACCCGGCCCGGTATCCTGGATTTCGACAGTGACTTTTTGCAGGGCCTGTATGTATCGTGTGACAACTGTTAAGGTCCCGCCGTTATCCATGGCCTCTACCGCGTTTGTAATAATATTCATAAACACCTGATAGAGAATGCTGGCATTGCCTTTAACCAGAGGGATGCCTTCTTCTAAAGACTGTTTGACGTTGATTTTCCTGTCAAAACAGAATCTTTCAGAGATGTTTAAAAGCTTATAGAGAACCTCGTTAACATCGGTTATGAAAGAATCGGTCTGGGATTGTTTAGAGAAATCAAGGAGGCTTCGTATTATTCTGCTGCCCCTCTTTATTTCTTCTTCTATAAAGCTTAGTTTCTCTGTATAAGAAGGTGAAGAGTTCTTCATGTCCTCTTTCAGCATCTGGGTGTAAAGTAGGGCGCTGGCAAAAGGCGTATTCAGTTCGTGAGCGATTCCGGCGGTTAAAAGTCCCATAGAGGCAAGTTTGTCTTTTTGTATTAATTGTATTTCTAGTTCCTTATTTTGATGGTAGGCAGACTTTAGGAGGTTGGCGATTCTTTTTGATATGATGTACCCAGTCAGAATGATAAGCGCGATGAGGAGGAGCACGAAGCCGATAAATATTTTACGAAGAGTCTCGATATCGCTGAAGATTTCTTCGGAATCCTGTTCCCCAATAATAAACCAGTCAAGACCGGGGATCTTTTTGTAAACCCGCACAACCTTTTTACCCCTGTAATCAACATGTTCATCGGAACCGGCAGGCGTGAAATAGTGCGTGAATATTTCAGGGGCCATGCTATCTCCGGCACGGCCTTCACCTGCTCTGGTGGTGGTAAGGAAAACGCCGTCTTTGTTGATAAGGTAGACTTCACCCGTACTGCCAATGCTTGTGTCTTTCATGACATGCTCGATGCCTTGAAAATCAATCGTTGCACCGAGCAACGCCATGCCCCTCCCGTTGAGGGATGCTAACGGTACCGTTACAAGGAGGTCATGTTTTTTGAGTTCAGACAGATTTATGACACCCATAAAGGGTATTCCTTTTTTTGAAGACTTGAACCATTCCTGATCGAGCAAATTTTTCCTCAAAATCTTAAGGTTGCCTGTTTCAAAAAGGACAGATCCCTCTGCACTGATCACGAAGAAATGCTTATAGAGTTTGTACTCTCTCTGCATAAGCCTAAAATGATTTAACGCGGTTTCACTGCCGAGGTCTCGCATAGTGGCAGCCAAAAGATTGAGGTCACGTATGCGTTCGGACCTGAAGCCTTCTATCATCAAAACATTCTGCGCGATAATGGTGTCGAGATGAGACAATGCCTTATTTCGTACCAATTGAGATTCCTTCTTGTATATTACGGCAGCGAAAATAATAAGAGGGATTGACGATATAAGGACGAATATGGCG
This window contains:
- a CDS encoding ATP-binding protein gives rise to the protein MNFNFDKFRTKLIAIFVLISSIPLIIFAAVIYKKESQLVRNKALSHLDTIIAQNVLMIEGFRSERIRDLNLLAATMRDLGSETALNHFRLMQREYKLYKHFFVISAEGSVLFETGNLKILRKNLLDQEWFKSSKKGIPFMGVINLSELKKHDLLVTVPLASLNGRGMALLGATIDFQGIEHVMKDTSIGSTGEVYLINKDGVFLTTTRAGEGRAGDSMAPEIFTHYFTPAGSDEHVDYRGKKVVRVYKKIPGLDWFIIGEQDSEEIFSDIETLRKIFIGFVLLLIALIILTGYIISKRIANLLKSAYHQNKELEIQLIQKDKLASMGLLTAGIAHELNTPFASALLYTQMLKEDMKNSSPSYTEKLSFIEEEIKRGSRIIRSLLDFSKQSQTDSFITDVNEVLYKLLNISERFCFDRKINVKQSLEEGIPLVKGNASILYQVFMNIITNAVEAMDNGGTLTVVTRYIQALQKVTVEIQDTGPGIPEEYLGDIFDPFFTTKSLAEGTGLGLAISYSMVRKMGGNIRVTSFCQKKNDSPSLPTGTTFTIELVVQKNGYENNRE
- a CDS encoding sigma-54 dependent transcriptional regulator: MKQTQILIVEDDVKMRTALREIMFKEGYSVETVETGEAALAKIGTTNYDLVITDLKLPGIDGMDILKAIRKSRPEISTIMITAYATVDTAVEAMKEGAEDYIAKPFNLDEIRIIVKKVLERKALVDDNKLLRSQLKKKYSYENVVGNSEGMIDVYKTIDRVKDSKATVLILGETGTGKELVARAIHYNSIRSEKPFLPVNCAALAESLLESELFGYVKGAFTGAARDKQGVFEVADGGTVFLDEIGDISARLQQVLLRVLENGEIQPVGATTRKKVDVRIVAATNKNLEEMIKAGSFREDLYYRLNVITLRLPPLRERREDIATLAGHFLRKYCTNNEKAITGLSKEVLRLLEQYAWPGNVRELENVIERATLLETTSEITQESLPEPIRTAIDKGLLAHDEDLQTLEEMGRAYIIKILGKVNGNKARASEILGINRTSLWRMIQRFKISE